One window from the genome of Acuticoccus sp. I52.16.1 encodes:
- a CDS encoding cytochrome c family protein, protein MCLAPVLATVLSAGAAHADGDPAAGKRVFARCQSCHQVGEKARNLVGPELNGVIGRTSGTVAGYAYSPALKDAAITWDHDTIAAFVAKPQAVAKGTRMPPAPPLKPADVDNLIAYLATFAADGGAAQ, encoded by the coding sequence GTGTGTCTGGCTCCGGTCTTGGCGACGGTCCTCTCGGCCGGGGCGGCACATGCCGACGGCGATCCTGCCGCGGGCAAGCGCGTCTTCGCTCGCTGCCAGAGCTGCCACCAGGTCGGCGAGAAGGCCCGCAACCTCGTCGGCCCGGAGCTGAACGGCGTCATCGGCCGCACCAGCGGGACGGTCGCCGGTTATGCCTATTCGCCGGCCCTCAAGGATGCGGCGATCACATGGGACCATGACACGATCGCAGCGTTCGTGGCGAAACCACAGGCCGTCGCGAAGGGCACGCGGATGCCGCCGGCCCCGCCGCTGAAGCCGGCCGACGTCGACAACCTCATCGCCTACCTCGCGACGTTCGCCGCCGACGGCGGCGCGGCGCAGTGA
- a CDS encoding MBL fold metallo-hydrolase, giving the protein MHHHLTRRGFCLCCTAAAVAGRGWLSPAEAWAEAASIVDRMRAAAADAEITVHRLRGNVAVLEGSGGNIAVLTGADGKVFVDAGITATRPRIQAAADGLGPEPITHLVNTHWHFDHADGNEWLAGEGAAILAHANTAKHLASAQRVEDWNFDFPPAPPAAIPSETFTGDTSRALNGTILALTSYAPAHTDSDIAVRFVEPDILHTGDTYWNGIYPFIDYSTGGSIDGMIAAADANLATTSEATIVIPGHGNPVSNRAELAVFREMLVATREAVAALKAEGRSLAETIAARPTAPFDAKWGQFVITPDFFTRLVFEGV; this is encoded by the coding sequence ATGCACCACCATCTCACGCGGCGCGGCTTCTGCCTGTGCTGCACGGCCGCCGCCGTCGCCGGCCGCGGCTGGCTTTCCCCGGCTGAGGCGTGGGCCGAAGCGGCGAGCATCGTCGATAGGATGCGCGCCGCCGCCGCGGACGCCGAGATCACCGTCCATCGCCTCCGCGGCAACGTGGCGGTGCTGGAAGGCTCCGGCGGGAACATCGCGGTGCTTACCGGGGCGGACGGCAAGGTCTTTGTCGACGCGGGCATTACCGCCACGCGGCCGCGCATTCAGGCGGCGGCGGACGGGCTCGGGCCGGAGCCCATCACCCACCTCGTCAACACCCATTGGCACTTCGATCATGCCGACGGCAACGAGTGGCTCGCCGGAGAGGGCGCGGCGATCCTCGCCCACGCCAACACGGCGAAACACCTCGCCTCGGCCCAGCGGGTGGAGGACTGGAACTTCGACTTCCCGCCCGCCCCGCCGGCCGCGATCCCTTCGGAAACCTTCACCGGCGACACCTCCCGCGCCCTGAACGGCACCATCCTGGCGCTGACGTCCTACGCCCCGGCGCACACCGACAGCGACATCGCCGTGCGCTTCGTGGAGCCGGACATCCTCCACACCGGCGACACCTACTGGAACGGCATCTACCCGTTCATCGACTATTCCACCGGCGGCAGCATCGACGGAATGATCGCCGCCGCCGATGCCAACCTCGCCACCACGAGCGAGGCGACCATCGTCATCCCCGGCCACGGCAACCCGGTGTCGAACCGCGCCGAGCTCGCCGTCTTCCGCGAGATGCTGGTCGCCACCCGCGAGGCTGTCGCGGCGCTGAAGGCCGAGGGCCGCTCTCTCGCCGAGACCATCGCGGCGCGGCCGACCGCCCCCTTCGACGCGAAGTGGGGCCAGTTCGTCATCACCCCCGACTTCTTCACGCGCCTTGTCTTCGAGGGCGTCTGA
- a CDS encoding SH3-like domain-containing protein: MSVTSAAGTFEGVVWALNEAPAFAPGEAVRILTRTPIGHYRVPTYLRGKSGTVESVIEPAGLDNEQEGFGRNAGSKRHYYRIAIPLTEIWPDYVGSPRDGLRIEIFETWLERI; the protein is encoded by the coding sequence ATGTCCGTCACTTCAGCCGCCGGGACGTTCGAGGGCGTCGTCTGGGCGCTGAATGAAGCCCCGGCGTTCGCGCCAGGCGAGGCGGTGCGCATCCTGACGCGCACGCCCATCGGCCACTACCGCGTGCCGACGTACCTGCGCGGCAAGTCCGGCACTGTCGAATCGGTGATCGAGCCGGCCGGGCTCGACAACGAGCAGGAGGGGTTCGGCCGCAACGCCGGATCCAAGCGCCACTACTACCGCATCGCCATCCCGCTTACCGAGATCTGGCCCGACTATGTCGGCTCGCCGCGCGACGGGCTCCGGATCGAAATCTTCGAGACATGGTTGGAAAGGATCTGA
- the nthA gene encoding nitrile hydratase subunit alpha produces MSAHEHTHEHEHDHPHAEITAEAAGYYEIMETAVRELLAEKGLIGPAEIRRQIEVLDSRTPALGAKVVARAWVDPGFRARLIADGRAGCEELGISFYDDTQLIVLENTQEVHNLIVCTLCSCYPRPVLGLPPDWYKEKPYRARAVIEPRAVLAEFGTTIPDDVEIRVSDSTAMVRYLVLPRRPDGTEGWSEEALAALVTRDAMIGVVPATLPETVQ; encoded by the coding sequence ATGTCCGCCCACGAACATACCCACGAGCACGAACACGATCATCCGCACGCCGAGATTACCGCCGAGGCGGCCGGATACTACGAGATCATGGAAACCGCCGTGCGCGAGCTCCTGGCCGAGAAGGGGCTGATCGGCCCGGCCGAGATCCGCCGGCAGATCGAGGTGCTGGATTCCCGCACCCCCGCGCTCGGCGCCAAGGTGGTGGCGCGGGCCTGGGTCGATCCCGGCTTCCGCGCGCGGCTCATCGCCGACGGTCGGGCCGGGTGCGAGGAGCTCGGCATCTCCTTCTACGACGACACGCAGCTCATCGTGCTGGAGAACACGCAAGAGGTCCACAACCTCATCGTCTGCACCCTGTGTTCCTGCTATCCGCGCCCGGTGCTGGGCCTGCCGCCGGACTGGTACAAGGAAAAGCCCTACCGCGCCCGTGCCGTGATCGAGCCACGCGCCGTGCTCGCCGAGTTCGGCACCACCATACCGGACGATGTGGAGATCCGCGTGTCGGATTCCACCGCCATGGTCCGCTACCTCGTCCTGCCCCGCCGGCCGGACGGCACCGAGGGGTGGAGCGAAGAGGCGCTCGCCGCTCTCGTCACCCGTGACGCGATGATCGGCGTCGTTCCCGCCACCCTCCCGGAGACTGTGCAATGA
- a CDS encoding SH3-like domain-containing protein, whose product MTDSAHLIAKLPNDIGGAEAGPIVMAEHTLLPWEKRCHALADVLDFKKIINTEEKRRGVEALGATVIGNLSYYERWIVAFGNILFQKGILTPEELARKMDEVEARHARAGGA is encoded by the coding sequence ATGACCGATAGCGCTCATCTTATCGCCAAGCTCCCCAACGACATCGGCGGCGCCGAGGCCGGGCCGATCGTCATGGCGGAGCACACGCTGCTGCCATGGGAGAAGCGCTGCCACGCGCTCGCCGACGTGCTCGACTTCAAGAAGATCATCAACACCGAGGAGAAACGCCGCGGCGTCGAGGCCCTCGGCGCGACGGTGATCGGCAACCTCTCCTACTACGAGCGCTGGATCGTCGCCTTCGGCAACATCCTGTTCCAGAAGGGCATCCTTACGCCGGAGGAACTCGCCCGCAAGATGGACGAGGTGGAGGCGCGGCACGCTCGCGCGGGCGGGGCGTGA
- a CDS encoding DUF302 domain-containing protein: MTLMVRASAFGPQETLLRLLAAIEARGMTVFARFDHAAAARAVGLSLRPTEVVVFGDPRAGTPLMQASPTLALELPLRVLVVERDDGTTALVAEEPALAAARYDAPATVAPMTVRMHAVLEAVMADAAAGAALGGDQK; this comes from the coding sequence ATGACGCTCATGGTGCGCGCGAGCGCGTTTGGCCCGCAGGAGACCCTTCTGCGACTTCTCGCGGCGATCGAGGCGCGCGGGATGACCGTGTTCGCCCGCTTCGACCATGCGGCAGCGGCTCGCGCTGTGGGGCTGTCCCTTCGCCCGACCGAGGTGGTGGTGTTCGGCGATCCACGCGCCGGAACGCCGCTGATGCAGGCGTCACCAACCCTGGCCCTGGAGCTTCCGCTGCGCGTTCTCGTTGTCGAGCGGGACGACGGGACGACGGCGCTCGTTGCCGAGGAGCCTGCCCTCGCTGCGGCCCGGTACGACGCGCCGGCGACCGTCGCCCCCATGACGGTGCGGATGCACGCGGTGCTCGAGGCCGTCATGGCGGACGCGGCTGCCGGCGCAGCCCTCGGTGGCGATCAAAAGTAA